A region from the Ammospiza nelsoni isolate bAmmNel1 chromosome 1, bAmmNel1.pri, whole genome shotgun sequence genome encodes:
- the EN2 gene encoding homeobox protein engrailed-2 yields the protein MEEGGRSPREEAAEPQESGGDAEPGGGGRRGLLLPPGDPPHPHPHPHRITNFFIDNILRPEFGRRKEAGGPDGEPRRPGAESRRSPGAAPAPGAPLPGGGAGSPGRGEGGPAGLALHGAAKKGGDPAALEAALKARGLSGGDLSVSSDSDSSQASSNAGNQPMLWPAWVYCTRYSDRPSSGPRSRKPKKKNPNKEDKRPRTAFTAEQLQRLKAEFQTNRYLTEQRRQSLAQELGLNESQIKIWFQNKRAKIKKATGSKNSLAVHLMAQGLYNHSTTAKDGKSDSE from the exons ATGGAGGAGGGCGGCCGGAGCCCCCGGGAGGAGGCGGCCGAGCCGCAGGAGTCCGGCGGCGACGCGgagcccggcggcggcgggcggcgggggctgctgctcccccccGGTGACCCCCCGCACCCCCACCCGCACCCGCACCGCATCACCAACTTCTTCATCGACAACATCCTGCGGCCCGAGTTCGGGCGGAGGAAGGAGGCGGGCGGCCCCGACGGAGAGCCCCGGCGGCCCGGCGCGGAGAgccgccgcagccccggcgCGGCGCCGGCCCCCGGCGCTCCGCTgcccggcggcggggcgggctcGCCGGGCCGGGGGGAGGGCGGCCCCGCCGGGCTGGCCCTGCACGGCGCCGCCAAGAAGGGGGGGGACCCCGCGGCGCTGGAGGCGGCCCTGAAGGCGCGGGGGCTGAGCGGCGGCGACCTGTCGGTGAGCTCGGACTCGGATAGCTCGCAGGCCAGCTCCAACGCCGGGAACCAGCCCATGCTGTGGCCCGCCTGGGTGTACTGCACGCGGTACTCGGACCGGCCCTCCTCAG GTCCCCGCTCCCGCAAACCAAAGAAGAAGAACCCCAACAAGGAGGACAAGCGGCCTCGCACCGCCTTCACGGCCGAGCAGCTGCAGAGACTCAAGGCCGAGTTCCAGACGAACCGGTACCTGACGGAGCAGCGGCGGCAGAGCCTGGCCCAGGAGCTCGGGCTCAACGAGTCCCAGATCAAGATCTGGTTCCAGAACAAACGGGCCAAGATTAAGAAGGCGACGGGCAGTAAGAACTCCCTGGCAGTGCACCTCATGGCCCAGGGGCTCTACAACCACTCCACCACGGCGAAAGACGGCAAGTCGGACAGTGAATAG